From a single Portunus trituberculatus isolate SZX2019 chromosome 15, ASM1759143v1, whole genome shotgun sequence genomic region:
- the LOC123503945 gene encoding uncharacterized protein LOC123503945 encodes MDLFILMPSNSKVVKLYIKHLHEIDHGGIEKTLAKLQHKFWTPGARRLIKNIKRQCIICRKLETVTVEQRMGELCSERLKPAPPFYYTSLDLFGPFAIKDTVKRRTVGKAYGIIFSCLVTRAVYLDLADRYNTESFLTVFRRFVAIRGYPHTIHSDSGTQLVAASKELKLIRQNWNVPEIMNSSVNKGTTWVFNKSAEAPWQNGCSEALIRSVKRALAIAISDSRLTFGELQTVLFETANLLNDRPIGMKPGIDVEMGLYLCPNDLLLGRTNNSAPAGTMMQEPQSSKCRLMFMDEIVNSFWRKWHRDYFPTLIVRQKWHVDKRNVKPGDIVLLQDKDAIRGQWRLAQVKSVMPSRDERVRDVIVRYKIRRPGRTYKGQEDVCVSRSVHKLVVVLPVEEMT; translated from the coding sequence aTGGATCTCTTTATCCTCATGCCCTCAAACAGTAAGGTTGTTAAACTGTATATCAAACATCTACATGAGATCGATCatggaggaatagagaaaacgTTAGCCAAATTGCAACACAAGTTTTGGACCCCAGGTGCACGACGCCTAATAAAGAATATTAAGAGGCAATGTATTATCTGTAGAAAGTTAGAAACAGTGACTGTTGAACAGAGAATGGGTGAATTATGCTCTGAGAGACTAAAACCTGCCCCTCCATTCTATTACACTTCGTTAGACTTATTTGGGCCATTTGCTATCAAGGACACAGTTAAAAGGCGTACTGTAGGTAAAGCATATGGTATCATTTTCAGTTGTCTTGTGACCCGTGCAGTGTACTTGGATTTGGCAGACAGATATAACACTGAAAGTTTTCTGACTGTATTCAGACGATTTGTAGCCATAAGAGGATATCCTCATACTATACATTCAGATTCAGGTACTCAATTAGTTGCAGCAAGTAAGGAACTGAAACTGATTAGGCAAAATTGGAATGTACCAGAGATCATGAATTCCAGTGTCAACAAGGGCACCACATGGGTATTCAATAAATCAGCTGAGGCCCCCTGGCAAAATGGTTGCAGTGAAGCCTTAATAAGATCAGTGAAACGGGCTTTAGCTATTGCTATTAGTGATTCTAGACTGACTTTTGGGGAACTGCAGACTGTCTTATTTGAAACAGCAAATCTTCTGAATGATAGGCCCATTGGTATGAAGCCTGGCATTGATGTTGAGATGGGGTTGTATTTGTGCCCTAATGATTTATTATTGGGCAGGACTAATAACAGTGCGCCTGCAGGGACAATGATGCAGGAACCTCAAAGTAGTAAGTGCAGACTGATGTTCATGGATGAGATCGTGAATAGTTTTTGGAGGAAGTGGCACAGAGACTATTTCCCAACTCTCATAGTAAGACAAAAGTGGCACGTTgacaaaagaaatgtaaaaccaGGCGACATAGTCCTTCTTCAAGACAAAGATGCAATTAGAGGGCAGTGGAGACTTGCTCAAGTAAAATCAGTAATGCCAAGTAGAGATGAGAGAGTAAGAGATGTAATTGTTCGGTATAAAATCAGAAGACCCGGACGTACATACAAGGGCCAAGAGGATGTTTGTGTTAGCAGATCGGTGCACAAATTAGTTGTAGTACTCCCAGTGGAAGAGATGACTTAA
- the LOC123503946 gene encoding uncharacterized protein LOC123503946, giving the protein MVSFVERIMPGTQRRLGKGDSEQSQYQGIKCWLHDSYSHSIHNCNEFVGMSNSDKVEVVKRNRICFSCLKGSHMSKKCWSKRPCNIVSDGQRCGKDHHPLLHEAYIEGLMFHMTLTGKLESRVRDRTLLMMNKLYSTNCSTPLNTLWDPGSDITLVRFDAASRLGLTGKEVTLSVTKVGGRTERLHSREYIIPLKDLDGKIWRITAYGIESITSTVSYAEYVRVLHSWVTPLIKFHKPGSNVFGVRISHIACSRNLSELREEDNFKLKMNLEKFFEIEGLGTYCVPKCGGCKCGSCTPGDKNYNLKEERELALISAGLNHDPDEKCWTVKYPWIREPEDLPNNVSVAVARLKSTEKRLSKLGTHYCGLYNDQIQDMVNRGVARRLSIKELNNYEGPVHYIHHHEVLKPSSSSTPLRIVFNSSASYMGHILNDYWAKGPDVLNSLLGILIRFRQGKFAVTGDISKMYNSVKMGTLDQHTHRFLWRNMDNERPPDHYIMTAVTFGDKPSGVIAMTALKKTVEMYETKFPKVKDVVTKNSYVDDIVHSCDDMHEARQLVSDIDLVLSQGGFKIKQWIMAGDELSDTDLGLLDSHEQRIFGLKWDPREDTFGYRVTLNFSKKFRNVREGPCLTKSNLESQIPKTLTKRVVLSQVSTVYDPWELDDGRFESRLIMAKNRIAPVKQITIPRLELCGAVLSCRLRLTIEKESDWKFQSVLHIVDSSIVRAQIQKESYGFGTFVANRVAEIQMKTDPNDWWWVKTSENPADLTTRPCHPNYLRSNSLWQKGPDFLSDRISEWPISKLCNEDLPDRVGVTLMCEAATVQESDSTLIKIERYSSYNKLLRVTARVIAAAKTRSFKAALCQPTTDGLRDAENISSE; this is encoded by the exons ATGGTGAGCTTTGTGGAGAGAATTATGCCTGGCACACAGAGAC GATTGGGAAAGGGTGATTCAGAGCAGTCTCAATATCAGGGTATTAAGTGTTGGCTACATGATTCTTACTCCCACAGCATACATAATTGTAATGAGTTCGTGGGAATGAGCAATAGTGATAAAGTGGAAGTAGTGAAGAGAAATCGGATTTGTTTCAGTTGTCTAAAGGGGAGTCATATGTCAAAGAAGTGCTGGTCGAAGAGACCATGTAATATTGTCTCGGATGGACAAAGGTGTGGCAAGGACCACCATCCCTTACTTCATGAAGCCTATATTGAGGGGCTAATGTTCCACATGACACTGACGGGAAAATTGGAAAGTAGAGTAAGAGACAGGACACTGTTGATGATGAACAAATTGTATTCCACCAACTGTTCCACACCTTTGAACACACTTTGGGATCCTGGAAGTGACATAACTTTGGTGAGATTTGACGCAGCGTCTAGATTGGGCCTCACCGGTAAAGAAGTAACTCTGTCAGTCACTAAGGTTGGTGGGAGAACCGAACGGCTGCATAGTCGAGAATATATCATCCCCCTTAAGGATTTGGATGGGAAAATTTGGCGTATTACTGCATACGGTATTGAGAGCATAACATCAACCGTTT CTTATGCGGAGTATGTTCGGGTACTGCATTCGTGGGTCACACCTTTGATCAAGTTCCATAAACCAGGGAGCAATGTTTTTGGAGTCAGGATTAGTCATATTGCTTGTTCCAGGAACCTTAGTGAgttaagagaggaagataactTTAAGTTGAAGATGAATTTAGAGAAGTTTTTTGAAATTGAAGGTTTAGGTACTTATTGTGTCCCCAAATGTGGAGGTTGTAAATGTGGTTCATGTACCCCAGGAGACAAAAATTACAAccttaaggaagagagagagttggcattGATTAGCGCAGGTCTGAACCATGATCCTGATGAAAAATGTTGGACTGTCAAATATCCTTGGATTAGAGAGCCTGAAGATTTACCTAATAATGTATCTGTTGCTGTTGCTCGTTTGAAGTCAACTGAAAAAAGACTCAGTAAATTGGGGACGCACTATTGTGGATTATATAATGACCAAATCCAGGATATGGTGAACAGAGGGGTTGCCAGAAGGTTATCCATCAAGGAGTTGAACAACTATGAAGGACCAGTACATTATATTCATCATCATGAAGTCCTCAAACCTAGCTCCAGTTCAACTCCCCTTCGCATTGTGTTCAACTCCTCAGCCTCCTACATGGGCCATATATTGAACGATTATTGGGCCAAAGGTCCAGATGTCCTGAACAGTTTATTAGGCATCCTCATAAGGTTTCGTCAGGGAAAGTTTGCTGTTACAGGTGACATTTCTAAGATGTATAACTCTGTGAAAATGGGAACTTTGGATCAACATACCCATAGGTTTCTTTGGCGGAATATGGACAACGAAAGACCACCTGACCATTACATCATGACTGCAGTAACTTTCGGTGATAAACCCAGTGGTGTCATTGCTATGACAGCCCTAAAGAAGACTGTGGAGATGTATGAAACAAAGTTTCCTAAAGTTAAAGATGTTGTAACCAAAAACTCATATGTAGATGACATTGTGCACAGTTGTGATGATATGCATGAAGCTCGACAATTAGTCAGTGATATTGATCTAGTTTTGAGCCAAGGAGGTTTTAAAATCAAGCAGTGGATTATGGCTGGTGACGAACTGAGTGACACAGATTTGGGTCTCCTAGATAGTCATGAGCAACGGATTTTTGGTCTAAAGTGGGACCCTAGGGAAGATACATTTGGATACAGGGTCACGTTGAATTTTTCAAAGAAGTTCAGGAATGTACGAGAAGGTCCCTGCTTAACTAAATCAAATTTGGAGAGTCAAATACCTAAGACTTTAACTAAGAGAGTAGTACTAAGCCAAGTTTCAACTGTGTATGACCC GTGGGAGTTGGATGACGGGCGCTTTGAGTCACGCCTAATTATGGCAAAAAATCGTATAGCTCCTGTCAAGCAGATAACGATACCTCGTTTAGAGTTGTGTGGTGCAGTGTTGTCATGCCGTTTACGTCTCACTATTGAAAAGGAATCTGATTGGAAATTTCAGTCTGTCTTGCACATAGTTGACTCATCCATCGTAAGAGCTCAAATTCAAAAGGAATCTTATGGTTTCGGTACTTTTGTGGCTAACAGAGTTGCTGAAATTCAGATGAAGACAGATCCTAATGACTGGTGGTGGGTAAAAACTAGTGAAAATCCAGCTGACCTAACAACTAGGCCTTGTCATCCTAACTACCTACGCAGCAATTCCTTGTGGCAGAAAGGACCGGATTTCCTTTCAGACAGGATCTCTGAATGGCCAATCAGTAAGTTGTGTAATGAAGATCTACCTGACAGAGTAGGTGTCACTTTGATGTGTGAAGCTGCCACGGTACAGGAGTCAGATTCTACCCTCATAAAGATAGAAAGGTATAGTAGCTACAACAAACTGCTACGAGTGACGGCACGGGTAATCGCAGCAGCAAAGACGAGGTCCTTTAAGGCTGCTTTGTGTCAACCCACTACGGACGGACTTAGAGATGCCGAAAATATCTCGTCCGAGTAG